From the Devosia sp. FJ2-5-3 genome, the window GGGTGTCGCCGAGGCGAGCAGCGATACGGCCCTTGTACTTTTCGTCCTTGAGGTCGTTCCAGCTGGTTGGCGGCTCGGTGACGGTCTTGGTGTTGTAGAGGATCGCCAGATTGTCCTGCGAGAAGGCAATGGCGCGATCTTCCTCGATGCGGGCCCAATCGGGCTGCTGGGCGAGGTTCGGCACGGCAGCCGGATCGAGCTGGGCGGTGAGGCCCTCCTTGGCGGCGGTGATGGCCACGGCCACGTCGATCAGTGCGATATCGACGGTCGGGTCGTCCTTCTGCAGGGTCAGCAGGGCCAGCGTCTCAGCCGAATTCTTGGACGGCTGGTAGACGATGTCGATCTCGGGGTGCTTTTCCTCAAAGGCCGAGATGACGAACTTTTCGTAGTTCTCGGCAAAGACGCCGGAGAAGCCGACGACGTTCACGGTGGTGACGTCCTGGGCCTGAGCGGCGCTGACGGCACCGAAGGCAGTGGCGGCCAGAAGGCCAGTGGCAAGAAGACGGATCATGGTGATGTTTCCGAGGTTGAAATCAGGGGCGCGGGGTCCAGGCGGCGTCGAGAACACGAAGCCAATTGCCGCCAAGAATTTTGGTGATTGTCTCTTCGCTCCAGCCGCGAGCGAGCATGCGCGCGGTGAAGTTTGGCATGTCGGTCATGCGGCTGATGCCAGCCGGCTTGTTGATCTTGACCGAGCCGAATTCGGTGAGCTTTCGCGCAGTGCCCTTGTCGCGATTGGCCCAGAGGAGCCAGTCGCTGGGGCGGGGGCGATCGAGCGAGAAATCGGTGCCGATGCCGACATGGTCTTCGCCGACGAGATTGATGACATATTCCATGGCGTCGAGGACGTCTTCGACCGTCGCGTCATTGCCGGCGGCAAGGCCAGGCGCGAAGAGGCTGATGCCGATCAGGCCGCCCTTTTCCGCGCAGGCGGTGAAGAGGTGGTCGGGCTTGTTGCGCTTAACGTCGTGCAGGGCGCGCGGCAGGATGTGCGAAATGCAGACGGGACCCTTGGCGTATTCGATGACGTCGGCGCTGGTCTTGTCGCCGACATGGCTGAGGTCGCAGAGGACGCCGACGCGCGCCATTTCGTCGAGGACTTCGCGGCCGAAACCGCTGAGGCCACTGTCGTTTTCCTCGAGATAGCCGGAGCCGGAATAGTTCTGGGTATTGTAGGTGAGCTGCATGATGCCCACGCCGAGGTCCTTGAAGATCTCGACATAGTCGAGCTTGTCCTCGAGGGGGGACGTGTTCTGCCAGCCCATGATGATGCCGGTCTTGTTCTCGGCCTTGGCAGCCTCGATATCGGCGACACGGCGGACGGGGCGGAGGATGTCGCTATTTTCACGCAGGAAGTGCTTCCACTGCGAGACATAGTCGATGCCTTCGCGGAAATTTTCCCAGAGCACGGTGGAGACGTTTACGGCGGTGATCCCACCGGCGCGCATCTCCTCGAAGATCGGGCGGCCCCAGAGCGAGGTTTGCAGCCCGTCAACGATGATGGCGCGATCGTGCAGCGCCTGCGCCTCGGGCGGGATCACAGGGGTTGGTGTGCTCATCAGGCTGTTTCCTTGATTGCGGCGGCGAGGGCGCGCTGGACAAAATCGAGGCGGTCCTGGCCCCAGAAGAGTTCGTTACCGATGACGTAGGTCGGCGTGCCGAAAATGCCGCGTGCCTCGGCCTCGGCGAGATTGGCGTGCCACTGGGCGACGATGTCGGCGTCCTGCGGCTCGCGGATGAACTGCTCGCCTTCCGTGCCGACCGTCGCGCGGGCAAATTCGCGCAAAGTGTCTAGATCGGCGATGTCGCGATCCTCGGCCCAGAGGCCGCGCTGGACGGCAAAGGAGAAGGCGAAGGCATCAAGGCCCGCGTTCTGCATGGCGATGACGGCCTGGGCGGCGATTTCGATGGTGCGGCAGGGATAGAATTTGGGCGCGAGGTTGAGCGGAATGCCGAGGTGCGCGCGCCAGCGGGTCAACTCCACCGCGTGATAGGCCTGACGGCCCTCGGGGCGGGTGCGCAGCGGGATGCCGCCATTGGCCTCGATGATGCGGATGGGCCGCAGGATGAGCCGGGCACCGGCAGCGTCGGCTATCGATTTGGCGCGCTGGGCGCCGAAATAGGCCCAGGGCGAGGAAATGCCGTAAAAGACCTGAAGGTCGGGAATACTCATGCTGAAATGTCCTGGTCGGCCTCGATCCACTCATCACCCAGAAGTTCGGGGATGTCGTAGTCGAGGAAATTCTGCAGGTGGATGTCCCGGTCTTCGACGAAGATCGAGCGCGCCAGGGACTGGGCCAGCCGCGTCGCGCCTTCGCCGATGGAAGGGATGCCGCTGGTGATCTTTCCGTGGGTCATGACCGCCGGAAGCGAGAAGCAGTAGATATTCGAGATTGCTCCGGGCGATCCGTCGCGGGGGAGGAACTCGAAGCCGGGCCCGAGATAGGGCATCTGGCTCAGGCCCCTGTTCTGGAGCTCTGCCGGCGGGGTATAGGCATCGGCCCAGCGTTTGACGTGGGGATCGAGCGTGCCGAGTTCCCGGCGGGCGCTGAAATCGACCGAAAATCCGGTGGCGAAAACAATGAAGTCAGCGTCGTAAGTGCCCTTTGGCGTCGTGATTTCGAGGTGGTCCTGGAGCTCGCGGAGGCCAGTGATCGGGCTTGCGAAATGGAAGTGGGCATTGTCGTGTCGCGAGACGCGCAGGACGCTGTGGCGCGGAGCGGGGAGTTGAAAACGCTCTCCTTCGGCCATGAAGCGCCATTTGACATCGTCGGGCAGGCCGAGGAAGCCATAGGTCATGCCCCGGCTGCCGGTTCCGGTGAATTTGTCGACGCGCGGCATGGTGGGGCGACGGATAAAGATATCGACGCGCGCCGCGCCTGCCTCGAGGGCGGCTGCGGCATTGTCCATGGCGGAGGCGGCAGCGCCGACGATGGCGACGCGTTTTCCCGCGAGAGCGTTGATGTCAAAGACATCGTAGGAATGGGCCATTCGCTCAGGCGAAATGGACTGCGCGAGGGATGGAACCGCAGGTTGCCCCAAACCGTCGATGCCGGTGGCGAGGATCACGCGCCGGGCGAGGATCGTGTCGGACATGCCATCGCGAACCCGCGTCAATTCAACGAGGCCGCCGTCAGTCAAATTGATCGCGGTGATCTCACTGCCGTTTTCGACCGGAAGGTCCAGCACTCGCCGGTACCACAGCAGATAGTCCATCCACATCAATCGCGGCACGAGGTGCATTTCTTCGAATGCCGCCGCGCCATATTGCGCTTCGAACCAGGCGCGGAAGGTCAGAGCCGGAATGCCGAGCGCCGTTCCGGCGGCTTCCTTGCGCGTGCGCAGCGTTTCCATTCGTGCCGAAGTGACCCACGGCCCCTCCCGGCCCTCCATGGCCTTGTCGAAGATCTGCACATTGGCGATGCCGATATTGCGGAGGGCTGCGCAGGACACGAGGCCGAGCATGCCGCCGCCGACAATGGCAACATCGAGTATCCTGGCGCCATTCTCTACTCGAGCGGGAACCCAGTGCTTCGCCGGCAGCGCGAGCCAAACCAGCTCCTGGCGAAGGCGTGTTTCGAGGGCTTGCAGCCGGGAATGGGAGTCGGGGAGAATGTGCATTGCGATTTCTAGTATGCATATTTTGCATTTTCATCGCGACATTATGTTCAGAATGAATTTTCTGACTGTGATGTCGGGAACGAAAATTCGTTCCCGTTGCGCGCCCTGGAGGGTGGCGGGCAGCGTGACCGGGGCGGGGCGATTGGTTGCGGGACAAGCTGATCGCGCGCGGGCGGCGGTTCTGCGCGCCAAGCCGAGCGCGGAACGGGGGTTTTGGCTGCCAGCCGGGCCCCATTATGCCCCGACGGCCCGCCTTATTTGGTGACTGCCCGACTTTTGTTGCGGATGCGCCGCCCCTTATTGGCTCGCGTCATCAAGGCTGTCCCGAAAATCGTTCCAGCCGGCGTCGACGGAGGAGGGGGCTTCGCTCCAGTCCCTCATCGGCTGGCCGGTAGCGGGATCACGGGCGGGTATCGGCAGCATCATGATGCGTTTGACCGCTGCCCGGCGTCCGGCTTCGTCAAGCGACGCGACCGGCATATTGTCCCAGTCTCGCCCGTCGGGATAGCCGCCCACCATCATGATGTCGTCGGAATGGTCGACCATGGCATGGGAAACACCCGCCGGCAGCACGATCACGTCGCCGGCCTCCACCCGGGCCTTTATTCCGCCATCGCCGAACAGCTCGACATCCATCCAGCCCCGCGCGCAGCCAAGACATTCATGCGTGGTCGAATGAAAATGCGGGTAGGTATAGACGCCGGGATAACGCCAATTGTTGAGCCAGCCATTGTTCTTGAACAAGGCGATCAACTGGTCTTCGCCACCGCCAGGCAGGGCGCCGCGATGGATCAAGAGGGGGAAACGGCTATTGGGCAGAAGTCCTACCGGCTTTGACCAGTGCTGTTCGGTCTTCATCCTAATCCTCCTTGCGCTTTCCCCAGGCGCTACCGTCGGGACGATAGGAAGACTGTACTGCATGAACGCGCCCGTACAAGTGCAGTGTTTGGCAGAAAATCGGGGATGGCTGGTCTAGGGCATACAGCCGAGTGTTCAGGGTGCGCGCGAGAGGTGATCAGCCGGAGGTTGCGCCAGCTGTCTGATATTGACGCAAGCCCTGGGCGATCGAGGTTTTTCCGACATAGCCGAGGTCTTGACGGGCGGCGGCGTCGCTGGTGCTGAATTCGCGGCCGATCATGCGCACCATCGATCGCGACAGGGGCGGATCTTCGGCTCGGCACCTCATGGCCCAGACCATTTCCATCATTTTGCCCACGATGAACGCCAGTCCATATGGCATCGAACGGAGCGTCTCCACCGAGAGCCCCTGAAGGCCGGCAATCATGGCGATGAACTCCCGGAAGGTCAGTTTTTCCTGGTCGTTCACGAAGTAGGCGCGACCGCCAATTCCGCGATCGAGGGCGCATTCTATGGCTTCGACGACGTTGTCGACGTGGCAGGTGGCGTAGGCGTAGTCGCCGCGGTTGATGAAGGCGAACTGTCCCGACGCGATCGCCGCCGGAAGCTCCCGGGTCCACATGTCGCCCGGTCCCCAGATGCCGGGGGGACGGATTGCGATCGTCCGAAAGCCGGGCTGACCGGCGCCCAGCACCAGTTCCTCGGCCTGAGCCTTGCTGGCGAGATAGGCCGAAAAGCTGTCGGGATGGGCAGGGGCGCTTTCATCGGCGCCACGCACCGGCGAGCCGCGATCATCCATAATGATGCCGGCGGCGCTGACATAGATCAGCTTCTTTGCGCCGGCCGTCCTGGCCGCCCCGATGAGCGCGGCCGTGCCATCGACATTGGTGCGGAAATAGGGCTTGCGCGGGCCGGCAAAGCGAAAATGGGCGGCCGCGTGCACAACGGCATCGATGGGCGGCAATGCAAGAGACTGGCTTTCGAGGTCGCCCTCGACCGGCTTGGCGCCCATCGCGGCTAATATGCCTTGCGATGATGGTGATCGGGCCAGCGCGTAGACTTCGTGGCCCGAGGCGGCCATGCGGGCGATTATGCGCGTGCCAAGGAAACCGGTGCCGCCGGTAACAAGGATCCTCATGATCTCAGTCCTTCTTTTCAGAATGGATTATCGCCTGCATGGCGCGGTCACGCAGATCGTCGACGATGGCGGGATCGGGCGGCGTCGCTCCGCGCTGGTGCGCCGTCACATGGAGGAGGGACGCCGCGTTCGCGGACGCCCAGGCAAGATCCGCTGCAGCCTCGACTGGCAACGCAAGGCGCCCTTCGGCCTGGACCGCGCCAACCCGCGCGAGAAGGAGGTCATAGGCCTTCCGTGCCGCGGGGATTTCGGCACCCAGCAAAAAGCGGCTCATCATCGCGACGTAGAGCCGGGGTCTGGCCGCAGCAAAGCGGACATAATTGTCCCAGCCCTCGCGCAGGGCCGTTTCGGGGTCAGTCGACTGCGTGGCGGCCAGCTTGCCCGCAAGGAACTGCGCAAACGCCTCTTCCATGGCGGCGCTGAGCAGGCCGTCGGCATTGCCGAAGTGATGATAAAGGGTCGGGGCCGTGACCTTGGCGATGACGCAGACCGCTCGGGTGGAAAATTGAGCTTCGCCATCCTGTTCCAGGACCTGCAAGGCGGCAGCGACAAGGGTTTCGCGTGTTTTCATTCTCAACGTATAGCACTGTTACCACCGTGTATATAGCGGTGCTATAGGTTTGCGTGAGCGGCATGCCAGAAGAAAAAGCGGATCGGATCCGACCGCACCCTGCTTGCGTTTCCATTGGAGCTCCCGCGCCATAGCAGTGCTTCAGACCACGGCGGAGCTTGCATTCTGCGGCGATTGAGCAGAGGAACAGATTTCAAGATTTGAGGCAAAATGGCACGCAAACCCAACTACGACTTCGAGCGCAGAGAGCGCGAGCGGCTCAAGAAGCAAAAGAACGAGGAGCGCGCCCGGGCAAAAGTGGCACCTGCGGCGGACGACGATGTCGCCAGCGATGCAGCCGATCAGCCCCCCGGCGAGGAAGGCTAGGTGCGTTTCCGCGGCAGTCGTGCATATGGGGCGCTCGAGCATGGTCTCTGGAGGTCGGAGTGATGGCGTTTCCGATAGACCAGTCCTTTGAGCGACTGCGGCCCCTCGGTTGGCAGAGCTTTTTCCAGGAGCAGTTGAGCGAGGATGATCTCGCGCTGTCCCCCCTGCGTATCGACGCTGTCCACCGGGCGCGGATGACGGCACTGTCCGGTCAGGAACAAGTCGAAGTCGGGCTGCCGCCGCGCTCGGATACGTCCGAATATGCGGTCGGCGATTGGGTGCTGGCGGATCCGCTTACGCGCGTGCTGTCGCGCCGGCTGGAGAGGAAGGCCCTGCTCCAGCGTCCCGGAGATGGGCAAAGGCCGACACAGCTCGTGGCCGCGAATGTCGACACCCTGTTTATCGTGGGGTCTTGCAATGCCGACTTCAACCTGGCCCGCCTCGAGCGCTATCTGGCATTCGCCAACGATGCCGGCACCGAGCCCGTCGTCGTCTTGACCAAAGCCGATATGGCGGACGGCGCGCAGGAGTATCAACGACAGGCCGCCGCCCTGCAGCGGGGGCTGGCCGTGGTGACCATCAATGCGCGCTCGGAAGAGGCGGTGGACACCCTCAAGCCATGGTGCGGGGCAGGGGCGACCGTTGCGCTGGTGGGATCGTCCGGCGTTGGCAAGTCGACACTGGTCAATACGTTGGTGGGCAAGGGCTGGCGGCAGCCGCAATTGACCGGGAGTGTTCGCGAGGGCGATTCCAAGGGGCGGCATACCACGACGTCGCGCTCCCTCCACGCAATGACCGGTGGCGGCTGGGTGATCGATACGCCGGGGGTCAGAAGCCTGCATCTCAAAGATGTCGGCGAGGGTCTCGACATCCTTTTTGCCGAGATCACCGAGCTGACACCGCAGTGCAAGTTCCGCAATTGCACGCATGACCATGAACCCGGTTGCGCGGTTCTTGCTGCCGTCGCCAACGGCAGTCTCGATCCCGACCGGCTGGACCGATGGCGCAAGCTTCAGGCCGAGAGCAATAGCGGCAAGCGCAGCCGCTGATTCTTCGCTCTCGGGGGTCACCAAACCGGCAGTTTGAGCGACGAGGCCAAGGCAACGAGCTCGGCCTGACGGTGGCAACCGGTCTTGGCGAACACTTGCAGCAAATGAGTCTTTATCGTGCTCTGGGCCGCGCCGGTTTCGGCCGCGATTTGCCCGGGCGACACTCCTGCCGATATCCGTTCGAATACCCTAGCCTCTGCCGGCGTCAGATCAAACAGGGCCGCGATCTCGAGTTCGGGCCAAAGGGGAGATTGGCGGGATGGCGCAATGAAGATGGCCGCGTCGGCCGCGACGCTGACAGTTGGGCGCAATTGCCCCGAGCGGAGGGGCAGGACGTGAAAAACATGTGTTTCATCCCCCAGCCGCAAGGGAACGCCGAAGCCATTCGGTCCAAGCGATTTCTCATCCATCGCGGCCTTGGTCACGGCCCGCGAAAGCGCCGCGGTGGCCCCGGGGGACGGCACCGATAACCGGCCATTGATCGCAGTCACCGGCGCGCCCATGGAGAGCATCCGTCGAGCGACCTGATTGGCGTGAATGACCTTGAGGCTGGCATCGGTCATGACCACGCCCACGGACAACGCATCCACCACGCTCTGGAACATGTCCGACTTGATGGAGCCGATATCCAGCAAGCGCGATATCGCAACGGATCGCTGCAGATGGGGAAGCAAGAGGCGGGCGAGCGAGAGATCTCGCTCGGTAACCGGGCCGGCATCGCGATGGCGGCCGAACGCTATGGTGCCCATGGCGGCCCCATCGCGGGCAAGTCCCACCCCCATGACATCAATCATTCCGCGCGGTCGCGTCCACTCGACATAGATGCGGCTGGCCTCGGTGAGCCCTTCCTTGTGCTTCTCGGACATCAGGGCAGGCTGGTTGGGGTCATAGGTGAGGAGCTTGCCAATCCCGCCCCACTGCTCCAGCGCCTCGGCGCCGTAGCCATGCAGCTTTTCGAGCCAATGCTGCTCGATGCCGGTGGTGTAAAGCAGCAGAATGTCGCCTGAGGGGTAGCTGCGCAGATTGAGCGCCGCGCTCTTGAAGTTCATCGCATCGCAAAGGGCCGCCAATGTCCGCGGCCACTCGTTGGGATCGATGGCGCAGTCATAGATCGATGCCACCAGGTCCGACATTGCCTCCACGGCAATTGCTTGCTCCATTCCGTCCTCCGGAGCTCACAGAACTTGAATTCATTCGAGGAGCTCCACCAAACGGTGGAGGTGTCATAGCGCCCAGGGTGATCCACTTGAGAACGCCAACCAGTGACAGGCAACAACGCTACTCACTCAGAGTTCGGCGCTTTCGCAATGGAGAGGGTATCATGGACTACTCTTTACTTCTAGCGTACGGCCTGGCCGTCGATCTCGACGGCTTTCGCGGTAGTGGTGACCTTGACGGGCTGAGCGACCGCATGCTGTGGGATATCGGCTACAAGCGTGTCGGCGGTCGCGTGGTCGAGGATGTAGCGCCGTTCGACGAACCTGTCGTTGAGCAGCGCAGCCGGTCGTGGTCGTGGTTGATGTTTGGGCGAAACCTGTTCGCGCACAAGGTTTCGAGCCCTCCCGCGAAACTCGCCTGACAAGAACCGGCCTTTGCCCCGGACATTGTGGGCCCCCTCCCTGCCATGGAAGGGAGGCGGCCCTTTGCCACAGCACGCCGGAGCGATCTCGAGCTGCCTTTGCGTCTTGAGCAGAGGCACTATTCGTGGTGATCAGAAATGCACCGGTGACCGACCAGAGCCAGGGGCCGCGACTATTGCGTGACCAACTGGAACCAGGTGTCCAGGAACCGCGTGCGTTTCATGGCGTCGAGATAGACCAGGAGTTCGGGTCCAAGCTCGACACGCTGCAGATTGGTGGGCGTTGCGTCCGATAGTTGTCCCACAAGGGCTCTTTGGCCATCTGGACCAAGGAGTGCGTCGATGGCGATGCCCGCCAAATCGGGGCGCTTGGCCGTCGCGGGAATGAGCGCCACCCAGGGCAGGGCGAGTGCATAATCAGCCGGGATGACGATCTTTATGGTCGGATCGGCTTCAGAGTAGACGCGGGCCACCGAGAGCGGGACATTGTAGGCAAGGTCGATCTTGCCCTCACGCAGCGCGACCAGCATTTCGTCGGGTGTGTCGTAGATGCGGGCGGCCGCTGCGCCAAACGCCCGCGCCACGCGCCAGAACAGGGGCGAGCGCAGGGAATCCTGTGCGGCCAATGTGTAGCTCAACTCGTCTATGCCGATATTGACCAGCCCGGCCCGCATCGACAGGCGCTCGGCATTGGTTTCGAGCAAGCGCGCCAGTGCGAGGCGGCTTTGCGGGATCTCGGTGGCGGTGAACGCGTCGCTTCGGAACACGAACACCGCCGGCTCCGAAGCGATGGCGAAGACCTCATTGCGCCAATGCGACACCTCTGCGGAACCGGGATCGCTCTGGGGGTAATTCGGGTAACCGTGCCCTTCATTGGCCAGCCACACCGCCATGTCCGGCGCCGGCAGGATCACGAGGTCGGGCGCCGGCTGGGCGCCGGTCTGAATGCGTGACGCGATCTGGCGCGGACGCGCCTGAACATAGTCAGCGCTCAGCCCTGTCCTCGACAGCAGATCGAGCGCCGCCGACATGCGGGAGGGCTCGACCGGTCCCATGATTTCGATCCGCGATGCACTCTGGGCCCAAGTGGGGTGTGGCTGCAGACCCATGCCGAACACCAGAGGCGCAAGCAGGAGCGTCAGCCCCAGCGCTGCCCGATTTGGTGATGGCTTGCGCGGTAGTGTGGCCGTCACGACCAGGCCACCACCGGGCCGGTCCTTGAGTGAAATCGTGCCATGGGACGCGCGGATCACGGCGTCGACGATGGCGAGGCCAAGGCCCGATCCTGGCCCGAACTCGTCGCCGCGCACGAAACGCTCGAAGACGCGCGTCCGCATTTCAGGGGGGATGCCCGGCCCGCGATCGGCAATTACGAGGTCAACACTGGATCTGTGGCGCACGAGGCTCACCTCCACCGGCCCCTGGCTGTGGACGAGGGCATTCTCGATGAGATTGCGCACCATTTCGCGGGCGGCCACCGGGTCACACTCCACGAGTACGCGCTGATCGGGCAGATCAGAGGTTATCCGCATGGCGAGAGCGTCGTCCCTCGCCTCGAGGCGATCGACGGCCTCCCGCACCAGCGCCACGAAATCCACGGGTTCGCTGGCCTGTGTTTCCAGCCGGTGCAGCACGGTGGCGTCGCTCAGCAACTGGTTGGCCAGCACTGTGGCGCCCACTGCATTGGCATGGATGCGCTCGATCCGGTCGCGCAATGGACCGGCGGGGGCCTCCTCCACAGCGATTTGGGCGAGCGCACGAAGCGCCGTGAGGGGCGTGCGCAATTGATGGGCCGCATCGGCGGTGACCCGCTTCAGGCCGGTCAGCGCTGAATCCAGCCGCTCCATGAATTCATTGAGCGTGGACACCAGGGCCTGCGCTTCGCGTGGCACGGCGCCGGTGATGGGGCCAAGATCGGACGGTGCTCGCCGACGGATCGCCCTTTCCACCGCACGCAATGGCACGAAGGCCTGGCGAACACTGAGGCCGATGAGCAGGAAAGCCAGAGTGGCGACGGCGATCGCGGGGAAGACGGCGTTGAATGTCAGCTGGCGCGAGAGTTCCTCGCGCGCTTCGCGGGTTTCACCCACCACTATGTCCACCCAGCCGCCTTCGAGGCCACCCATTCCGGCGTGGTAGCG encodes:
- a CDS encoding dipeptidase, which translates into the protein MSTPTPVIPPEAQALHDRAIIVDGLQTSLWGRPIFEEMRAGGITAVNVSTVLWENFREGIDYVSQWKHFLRENSDILRPVRRVADIEAAKAENKTGIIMGWQNTSPLEDKLDYVEIFKDLGVGIMQLTYNTQNYSGSGYLEENDSGLSGFGREVLDEMARVGVLCDLSHVGDKTSADVIEYAKGPVCISHILPRALHDVKRNKPDHLFTACAEKGGLIGISLFAPGLAAGNDATVEDVLDAMEYVINLVGEDHVGIGTDFSLDRPRPSDWLLWANRDKGTARKLTEFGSVKINKPAGISRMTDMPNFTARMLARGWSEETITKILGGNWLRVLDAAWTPRP
- a CDS encoding 2-hydroxychromene-2-carboxylate isomerase — protein: MSIPDLQVFYGISSPWAYFGAQRAKSIADAAGARLILRPIRIIEANGGIPLRTRPEGRQAYHAVELTRWRAHLGIPLNLAPKFYPCRTIEIAAQAVIAMQNAGLDAFAFSFAVQRGLWAEDRDIADLDTLREFARATVGTEGEQFIREPQDADIVAQWHANLAEAEARGIFGTPTYVIGNELFWGQDRLDFVQRALAAAIKETA
- a CDS encoding NAD(P)/FAD-dependent oxidoreductase; the protein is MHILPDSHSRLQALETRLRQELVWLALPAKHWVPARVENGARILDVAIVGGGMLGLVSCAALRNIGIANVQIFDKAMEGREGPWVTSARMETLRTRKEAAGTALGIPALTFRAWFEAQYGAAAFEEMHLVPRLMWMDYLLWYRRVLDLPVENGSEITAINLTDGGLVELTRVRDGMSDTILARRVILATGIDGLGQPAVPSLAQSISPERMAHSYDVFDINALAGKRVAIVGAAASAMDNAAAALEAGAARVDIFIRRPTMPRVDKFTGTGSRGMTYGFLGLPDDVKWRFMAEGERFQLPAPRHSVLRVSRHDNAHFHFASPITGLRELQDHLEITTPKGTYDADFIVFATGFSVDFSARRELGTLDPHVKRWADAYTPPAELQNRGLSQMPYLGPGFEFLPRDGSPGAISNIYCFSLPAVMTHGKITSGIPSIGEGATRLAQSLARSIFVEDRDIHLQNFLDYDIPELLGDEWIEADQDISA
- a CDS encoding cupin domain-containing protein, whose product is MKTEQHWSKPVGLLPNSRFPLLIHRGALPGGGEDQLIALFKNNGWLNNWRYPGVYTYPHFHSTTHECLGCARGWMDVELFGDGGIKARVEAGDVIVLPAGVSHAMVDHSDDIMMVGGYPDGRDWDNMPVASLDEAGRRAAVKRIMMLPIPARDPATGQPMRDWSEAPSSVDAGWNDFRDSLDDASQ
- a CDS encoding NAD-dependent epimerase/dehydratase family protein codes for the protein MRILVTGGTGFLGTRIIARMAASGHEVYALARSPSSQGILAAMGAKPVEGDLESQSLALPPIDAVVHAAAHFRFAGPRKPYFRTNVDGTAALIGAARTAGAKKLIYVSAAGIIMDDRGSPVRGADESAPAHPDSFSAYLASKAQAEELVLGAGQPGFRTIAIRPPGIWGPGDMWTRELPAAIASGQFAFINRGDYAYATCHVDNVVEAIECALDRGIGGRAYFVNDQEKLTFREFIAMIAGLQGLSVETLRSMPYGLAFIVGKMMEMVWAMRCRAEDPPLSRSMVRMIGREFSTSDAAARQDLGYVGKTSIAQGLRQYQTAGATSG
- a CDS encoding TetR/AcrR family transcriptional regulator: MKTRETLVAAALQVLEQDGEAQFSTRAVCVIAKVTAPTLYHHFGNADGLLSAAMEEAFAQFLAGKLAATQSTDPETALREGWDNYVRFAAARPRLYVAMMSRFLLGAEIPAARKAYDLLLARVGAVQAEGRLALPVEAAADLAWASANAASLLHVTAHQRGATPPDPAIVDDLRDRAMQAIIHSEKKD
- the rsgA gene encoding ribosome small subunit-dependent GTPase A — its product is MAFPIDQSFERLRPLGWQSFFQEQLSEDDLALSPLRIDAVHRARMTALSGQEQVEVGLPPRSDTSEYAVGDWVLADPLTRVLSRRLERKALLQRPGDGQRPTQLVAANVDTLFIVGSCNADFNLARLERYLAFANDAGTEPVVVLTKADMADGAQEYQRQAAALQRGLAVVTINARSEEAVDTLKPWCGAGATVALVGSSGVGKSTLVNTLVGKGWRQPQLTGSVREGDSKGRHTTTSRSLHAMTGGGWVIDTPGVRSLHLKDVGEGLDILFAEITELTPQCKFRNCTHDHEPGCAVLAAVANGSLDPDRLDRWRKLQAESNSGKRSR
- a CDS encoding LuxR C-terminal-related transcriptional regulator produces the protein MEQAIAVEAMSDLVASIYDCAIDPNEWPRTLAALCDAMNFKSAALNLRSYPSGDILLLYTTGIEQHWLEKLHGYGAEALEQWGGIGKLLTYDPNQPALMSEKHKEGLTEASRIYVEWTRPRGMIDVMGVGLARDGAAMGTIAFGRHRDAGPVTERDLSLARLLLPHLQRSVAISRLLDIGSIKSDMFQSVVDALSVGVVMTDASLKVIHANQVARRMLSMGAPVTAINGRLSVPSPGATAALSRAVTKAAMDEKSLGPNGFGVPLRLGDETHVFHVLPLRSGQLRPTVSVAADAAIFIAPSRQSPLWPELEIAALFDLTPAEARVFERISAGVSPGQIAAETGAAQSTIKTHLLQVFAKTGCHRQAELVALASSLKLPVW
- a CDS encoding sensor histidine kinase N-terminal domain-containing protein, whose amino-acid sequence is MSHTASIQQRILISAALLFSLIGLVLFAMAQHLGQRAADEAFDRVLSAAALSIADTIEIQDGGQFAVDIPYAAFAILGTSKLNRIFYKIAAPDGSVVTGSPLLGLDLPPAVGPDMRLVDSTYRGAPVRIASVARYHAGMGGLEGGWVDIVVGETREAREELSRQLTFNAVFPAIAVATLAFLLIGLSVRQAFVPLRAVERAIRRRAPSDLGPITGAVPREAQALVSTLNEFMERLDSALTGLKRVTADAAHQLRTPLTALRALAQIAVEEAPAGPLRDRIERIHANAVGATVLANQLLSDATVLHRLETQASEPVDFVALVREAVDRLEARDDALAMRITSDLPDQRVLVECDPVAAREMVRNLIENALVHSQGPVEVSLVRHRSSVDLVIADRGPGIPPEMRTRVFERFVRGDEFGPGSGLGLAIVDAVIRASHGTISLKDRPGGGLVVTATLPRKPSPNRAALGLTLLLAPLVFGMGLQPHPTWAQSASRIEIMGPVEPSRMSAALDLLSRTGLSADYVQARPRQIASRIQTGAQPAPDLVILPAPDMAVWLANEGHGYPNYPQSDPGSAEVSHWRNEVFAIASEPAVFVFRSDAFTATEIPQSRLALARLLETNAERLSMRAGLVNIGIDELSYTLAAQDSLRSPLFWRVARAFGAAAARIYDTPDEMLVALREGKIDLAYNVPLSVARVYSEADPTIKIVIPADYALALPWVALIPATAKRPDLAGIAIDALLGPDGQRALVGQLSDATPTNLQRVELGPELLVYLDAMKRTRFLDTWFQLVTQ